TTATCAAACCCAAGTGTCTCTGGGGGAACGGGACCCTCCAAATGTGGCAGGAAAAGGCAATTTATGCATTAAGCTCAACTAGGAGAAGAGTCAGGAGTGAGGCCAAGGCGATGGGAGTGGCTGGGGACGGTGGCCCCACAGCAGCAGCCACATAGACATGTGGTGGCGAAGCAGAAGCGGGGCTGTGAGCTTCGGGGTGGCCAGAAGCCGGGCAGAGCACGGTGAGAGGATGGGGGAAAAGGGTAGAGAGGGCCCCAGGGAGGGTAGAGAGGGCCCCGGACTTCAACGATAGATCCAGCAGACCTAGACAGGGGTGAGGGCCGCGTGCTCCAAACACAGACctcaaaagaaacagagatggaGACGAGGACAGCAAATACCagactctccctcttcctctatctctgtgtgtgcgcgcgcctgtctctgtctcttcccctctcactcacacacacgaCCCTCCCTCTCTAAAAGCATcagacaaaagagaaaggaagctcATGTGGCCGTCTCCACCCTATTCTCCCTCCCACATGGCCTGCCTCCCTGGACTCCCCGCACTGGCAGGGGGCTGCAGGAACATGGGTGTGGAGCCCCCTCCGCAGGCAGCTCGCTGGCACACTGCCCCCCCCCCAGGCAGGTGGCTGGCACAGGTCTCTTCAGTGTGAAGCCAGGCTTCGTTCCAGGACACTCCACATGAAGCGAGCTCAAGAGTCCTCGCCAGGCCCTCCGAGGAGCCCCAAAGCACACAAGCTCTGCAGAGCACCCATCTAGTGGGGATGACATTGCCAGGGCATCATAAATAAAAGACACGCTGCCCACTGTGGCTAAGATGGCTGCCCTGGGAGTCCAGAGCCACAAGGGCTTTCCCGGGACTTCTGTCCAAGACCTGTAGCCCATGAGCTCCCTGCTAAGCTCACATCCTGCTCCGATCTTGGCAAACGGGGACCATGCGAAAGGGTTGAGACCAAGGGGAGGGAGCTTCCCAGGGACTGTGGGTCCATTTCTCAGTTCCAGCCCAGCTGGCAGTGCTTTAAGGGACAATCCTTGGAGACCAAGAGCTCGAATTTGCTCCACAAGTCTCCTGGGGAATGGGGACACTGGTACTGAGCATATCTACGCTGGACCCACACCCCAAGTTCCCACTGTGCCCACATACACAAAGTTCTCATTTCATTACGCACACACACGGTCCCACTGAATACTACACTGTATACTGCACACTGTAGACACAGCTCACAGTCTGCCACTGTGTGCACACACCACGCTGACATGCCCTAAGTTCCCCTGTTCTGACACGCTGTACACATCCCCCCACCGCTCAGAGGTCCGATTTTTATCAGCACTGCACAGACACTGAAAAGTCTAATTTTCctcagaccacacacacacacacacacacacacacacacacacacacacccctctccctACAATCCTCCAACTCTGGCACACCACACCGGCCTGTACACGCGCAGTGCCCACACAGAGCTCCCAAACAGAACTCCGTGACTCCCTCCCACGCCGGTGGGGCTTTGCGCTCCCGCCCCCAGCAAGCTAAGCTGAGCTCGACCTCGGGTTTCCCGGCTCCGTCTTCTCCCCTCCAGatgcctttccccaccaccctctTTCCCCCGAAGCTTCAGGAAACTTTTCAGCAGGTGCCTAAAAGGGGACACCTGGAGTTCCTCCCGTCCTGCCCTTCCCCCGGACGCAAGCCATCCCTCATTCCCCAGCTCGGCTCCGCCAGAGACCCAAGTGGGAAAAGGTCACCGTAGGCAGTCCCCTGCCTGCgccctgggaggagagagggcgGCAATAACAGCTGTCACCAGGGGATAGGCGAGGGGTTGGGAAAGGTGCTGGCTCTGCGTTGAGCCGGGGGCCCGAAGGGGTCGCCGCGACGCGCGGGAGGAGAGCAGAGAAGCCGAGGCGGCAGCATCTCCCGAGTCCGGGCGGCGGCCTCGCAGGGAGCGGGGAAGCGCGGAGCTGTCCGTTCAGCACCACCGCGCCGTGCCCCAGAGCAGGGCCCGCGCCGAGGCGCACCGGCTCATCTCCCGCTCCGGCCCCCGCTGTGGCGCGCGTTGCTGTCTCTCTTCGGTGCTGAGGGGCGCGCGGATCGAGAGAGGAGGGCTCTGCGAGCATCGGGGCCACGCAGCCACCTGTGAGCCTCCTGCAACTGCGGACGGCGGCGGCATCCCCGGCCGGAGACAGGAGACGCTCGGCGGACCCCGCCCGCCCTCCCGCCGGGCGCACACCCAGGCGCACACACACTCGCACCCGCGCGCACACGCACAGCCAGCCGGCAGCTGCGGCCACAGCGATGCTCGCCGGCAGGTCGGGGAAGTTTCCCGCCGGCCTCAGCCGCGGGCCCCAGTGCTCGCAGGTAAGCGCTTCCAGAACGCGCAGGGCGAGCCCAGATAGCTCCGCGGGGTAAGGCGCGGCGCGCGCGGCGCACGCGGCTCCAGGGCACGGCGCCAGGCGGGCGGGGAAACCCGGGGCGGGGATCGAGGGGTCTCCAGTCGCGGGGGCTGGACGCAGGGGCGCCAGGCCGGCCCCCTTACCCCACCCGGGGTTAATGACTCGAGAGGTGAATTTCCCCGCCCCCTCCGGAGGCTACGCGCCCCCCATCTCGGCCCAGCCCGGCCGGTGCGCATCCCAGCTCTGGTCCCGCCTGACTGCGGCGAGCGGGCGGGGGCGTCTCCTCGACCCGCCCACGGGCAAGGTCAGCTCGCGGCTCCCTGGGCTCTCAGAGCCGCTGGGGCGCGACCTCCGCCAGCGTAAAGGGACCGACAGAACCCCCAGGGTGGGCGTGGAAACGCGGCCATGCTAGTGGAAACATACCCCCCCCCACTCCAAGCCTTTCCTTTGGAGGGGGCCAAACCCCATAGAACCGGCCCCCCATCCCAGTGTCCTTCAGCACCCAGAGACCCGCTGGAGAGGACTGGGATCGCCAGGGACGGGTGGGGAAATAGAAAGAGGGGCCCGAGCCCTGAGCGCCCGGCGCTCACCCGACACGATTCCTTCGGCTTCCAGGTGTAGCGCCCCCGCGCGGCGCGGGCGGCTGGGCGTCTCCAATATGACTGGCCAGAGCCTGTGGGACCTGTCGGAGGCCAACGTCGAGGACGGAGAGATCCGCATCAACGTAGGCGGCTTCAAGAAGCGGCTGCGCTCGCACACGCTGCTGCGCTTCCCCGAGACGCGCCTGGGCCGCCTGCTGCTCTGCCACTCGCGCGAGGCCATTCTGGAGCTCTGCGACGACTATGACGATGTCCAGCGTGAGTTCTACTTTGACCGCAACCCCCAGCTCTTCCCCTACGTGCTACATTTCTACCACACCGGCAAGCTTCATGTCATGGCGGAGCTGTGCGTCTTCTCCTTCAGCCAGGAGATCGAGTACTGGGGCATCAACGAGTTCTTCATCGACTCCTGCTGCAGCTACAGCTACCACGGCCGCAAAGTGGAGCCCGAACAGGAGAAGTGGGACGAGCAGAGCGACCAGGAGAGCACCACGTCCTCCTTCGATGAGATCCTGGCCTTCTACAACGATGCATCCAAGTTCGATGGGCAGCCCCTGGGCAACTTCCGCAGGCAGCTGTGGCTGGCGCTAGACAACCCCGGCTACTCGGTCCTGAGCAGGGTCTTCAGCGTCCTGTCCATCCTCGTGGTGTTGGGGTCCATCATCACCATGTGTCTCAATAGCCTGCCGGACTTCCAAATCCCTGACAGCCAGGGCAACCCGGGTGAGGACCCCAGGTTCGAAATCGTGGAGCACTTTGGCATCGCCTGGTTCACGTTTGAGCTGATGGCCAGGTTTGCTGTGGCCCCTGACTTCCTCAAGTTTTTCAAGAATGCCCTAAACCTTATCGACCTCATGTCCATCGTCCCCTTTTACATCACCCTGGTGGTAAACCTGGTTGTGGAGAGCACACCTACCTTGgccaacctgggcagggtggcccaGGTCCTCAGGCTGATGCGGATTTTCCGCATCTTAAAGCTGGCCAGACACTCCACTGGCCTCCGCTCCCTGGGGGCCACGCTTAAATACAGCTACAAAGAAGTAGGGCTGCTTTTGCTCTACCTCTCTGTGGGGATTTCCATCTTCTCCGTAGTGGCCTACACTATCGAAAAGGAGGAGAATGAGGGCCTGGCCACCATCCCCGCTTGCTGGTGGTGGGCCACCGTCAGTATGACCACTGTAGGGTATGGGGATGTGGTCCCCGGGACCACGGCCGGGAAGCTGACCGCCTCTGCCTGCATCTTGGCGGGCATTCTAGTGGTGGTACTGCCCATCACCTTGATCTTCAATAAGTTCTCGCACTTTTATCGGCGCCAAAAGCAACTCGAGAGTGCCATGCGCAGCTGTGACTTTGGGGATGGAATGAAGGAGGTCCCTTCCGTCAATTTAAGGGACTACTACGCCCATAAAGTGAAATCCCTCATGGCGAGCCTGACGAACATGAGCAGGAGCTCGCCAAGCGAACTAAGTTTAAATGATTCCCTGCATTAGCTGCGAGGGCTTGACATCCTCAAACCCCCATTGCTGAGCTGTGCTGTTTCTTGTGCCCCTGGCACAGTCCAGGCACATTAGGGTGATGGTGTAAGGAGTATGCCCAGCCCCAAAGGGGAGAGATGCATGGGATATGCACCCCAGGTTGCTTTTACAGTATTTAGGATCACTTTTAGAGGGTGGTGTGTCTGACACCATGCCTTCGCACCTTTCAGTGAAATGACACTCACTGGTCTTTGCATCGTGGGCATAAGATGTTCACCTTTCTGCCGGATGAGTACCACCTAGAATGCTAATTTCTCTGTTCACTGTGTTCTCTATTGTAGTGCTTGTGGCCCAGTACTGTCTCAGTTGTTTGTGCTCCTGTTTCTGAGGTTGTCGTGTGAGTTCTGTACAAAAAGCCCCCCACAAATATGTCCAGTGGAAACACATCTATGGGGTCAGCAAGGATATGATGAGGTTTTGCTCACAGCCATGTAGACACAAAAACTCAATTCTTTATCCATTGCTTTCATTCAGTCTTAATACCAAaacaaagggaatgggaagttaaGTACACATGACTGATGCAAGTCTGTGAGTTGTTTTTGTCCCTCTGTAGCCCCGTGGCTTGCATGGGTTCCCTGCTCACTTTTAGAATGATGTACACTGATGTTCATCTCTTAAATGTTGCTCTTTAGAGAATGTTATTTTGTTAATCATGTAGTGAAGATTGAAATTTTTACCAAGAACAGATGCATTGGGGACAGGGGCTTCAGCTAAACACAGGCCAAATCACAGGATGCTTGAAGACCTTTCAAAGTCAGCCCTCTGTCTTTCCTAGGGTGGTCGTAgagacatttatttcttgctgAGGTTCCTGGTCTAGGTCATTTGAATAAACTTTGCTGTGTCTTAGATATTAGCAtgtttttgaaatgtttctttttaaagatgtttagaaataagattgtatttgtctttatcaACTAAAAAGTTTACTGTTATATCGTCTTCCTGAGGCAAACATTGTTGGGTTGCTAGGAAGGGCAGTAGCTTAGAAAATTTTGTTGCCTGCTCTGAAAGCTTATAAAATGAGAACCCTTTTATTTCCAACCAGAATTTACTTAGATAATTTTGCTTCTATGATACGGTATGTTACATATGATGCTCTCATTGCCGCAGAGTTCCTGGTATGACATGGAAACCTGGTGGTGTGGAAGTGTGTACTCAAAATATAGACACGTGGCTTATCCAGGATGGAAATATTAtagttcttatttccatttcagcTGCCTTTTCTTGGGGGAGGGTTGGTGGAggccaggaggaaggaaggagttgtaaaacaaaaaagcatTGTTACTTAATAACATGTCATAAATAATTGTAAACTTCTTGAAAAGCTTGATGCTATTTAAAAGACCTTTAAACTTCTAAACTTGCGTTAATGTTGAGAACTCTTTCCTTCTCCAGAAtgctctccctcttcttcttcagTTAACCAGCACATAGCGTTTTGAAGGGTTAACCTGGACCCCTTAGTAAGATAGTTCTTTGTTATATTCTAGGTAATCAGATGGTTTTCCAGTTGGCTTCCATTGTTGTTCAGTCTTTGGAAAGGCTGCAGAATCCAGGGGTCTTACATGCGGAGTTAGGCAGGCTTTCTATCTATGTCTTGGATCTTCCTTAAAAAGGTCCACTTTGTGTCTCAGTTGGTTGAAGGTAGTACATACTTCTTGGGGATGTGGTGAGGATCTTGTCAGAGGCTTCCTGTACTTGTAGTTGCCATGGCTACTACAGAGTGGGCCATTTGCACTAGTCACGCCTTTAGGTCCCCAGTTCAAATCTTTCCATCAGACTGGAGCCTCAtggtgggcagggaggcaggaaCGTCCTAGTGCTACCTGGTCTACCATCTACACTTGTTTCTCAGAAGCATCAGAAAAGCTGAGATGACTTAGGTGCAACCAACCACCAAGTCAGAAGGGCAGGGTTATTTCTCAGAATTTGCACATGTAGCACTTGGCTTTGGCTGAGGTTTCCAGCACTGGAAGGAAGAGAATTTACGAAATAATCTCCAGCTGTACTGAGGCAGGTGATGGTACAAACTCGTGAGGACTGTTCAGTTTGCCAAGGCTGATGGTATTGGGTCACTGAGTGTGGTATCCACGGTCACTGACCATAAAGCTTGTGAAAAGTGGAAACAAGGAAGGAGGCTGAATAATTCAGTCACTCTCATGAGTATTCTTTTTAAACAGGCAGGTTTTACCACCAAAACAGAGATACCTCTAGTGGTTACTTTTTGCAGATGTGAAAGCTGGAAAACCTGGCTTTTCATTTTGGTGATGACTTGCGTTTATCTGGTGCCTTTCATTGGGGGAATCCCAAAGTACTTTAGAGACtgtctttttaatatcttttgtaCATATTTAGACtcgtataaaatattattttgcccATCCTGGAATTTCAGTTACTTCTGAGCATGAGAATGTCCTAAGAGGATTAAGGACTCCAAGCAGTGGTTTCAggtaagagggagagagaacagccCAGCTGGCTTGAACACTGGAGTTAATTCCCACAGAGGATGGAGACAGAACTGTGATCCAGGGAGAAAGAACATTCCTCTCCCACAAAGTACGACCAAGGTACACAGTTCACAAGGAATCTCAGCTGGGCTTTGATTGACCTTGTTAGATAACATCTTATGGAGCAGTTTCTTCTGGTCCCTGAAACTAATCGGtgaggggaaggggggtggggtcaGGTGAATTTTCTGCTCTGTTTCTGGAGTTAAGAACATACTTGTGAGGTGACATCTTTTGCCACCAGGCTGTCAGACTGACCTGTAAACCTCCTTTAGGGGGACCCAGTAAAAGCTTCAAATCACCTATTTCCAGCTGTGGGCTTGAGAGCAGTTTCACCCCCAACATTTGAAGGTTGCTCTTTTCAGTGTCTTTGGGACAAATACATGGGCCAggcttttctggaaatatatgTGATGAGCATTTTGGAAGCGCTGGTTGGGAAGTGACACTGTGTCTTTGCTGCACAGATGCACGCTGGTTATAGTTTGTTGTTTTCTGctaaccgccccccccccccccgccatttcCTGGGTTTGCTGCTGAGGAGGGGCATGTTATAATGCCTGGCTGATTTGTAGCTCCTAAGGTAGTAATTGGTATTTAATCCTTGGATTTGTCATTTCTACTTGGCTTAGTATTCAAATAATGGAACTACCTGCTAATTCTTGCctcatttcaaagaaaatgaCCTGTGACGCACTTTGGGATAGCAGTGATCTGTACAGGCTGAGTGTTATCTACTTGAAGGCTTAACTGGTATTTCTTGTATGTTTTAACAGCATGACTTGTTACAgagttgtaattttaaaaattgagaacgCTGTATTTGCGCTGTCAGTTTTAACACTCATTAACACGCTACTGTGCGGGCATTGATGCAGCCCCGCAGAACCGTTCTGTGTGATGGCTGCACTTTACTCTCCGCACCCTGACTCAGCAATGAGGAGAAACACTGACACACCGCAGGGCTCCAGCCTCGAAGAGTATGCAGATTAAACAGAACACAATTATTGACACTCCCTTAGGGCACTTCCAAGAGTATGCAGATTAAACAGAACACAATTATTGACACTCCCTTAGGGCACTTCGAAGAGTATGCAGATTAAACAACACAATTATTAACACTCCCTTAGGGCACTTCAGTTACACATGCAGTGGCAAATGCAACAAGGACGTTGGACACTGGGGACCAGATTTCCTGAGAAAGGCTGGGCTTTTTGAGCCTTTGGTGGGAAGGAAGAGCTGTTAGTTATTCTTtgcaggcacagagaggtggagCCCTTTTTTCACCCGGACCTAGAGCCACCAGCCTGCTCTGTAGAGGGGATGGTCATGAATTCTTGGGGCCACCATGAAACAGACACCCCTGTCACGGTTTGTCCGGCCCACACAGTCCGGTTCAGCACCACATGCGCCTGCTGGTGCCAACCCCACCCTGCCTGGCTGCCAGGCTCCACGCGGCTACGGTGCCTCCCTGGCAGCAAGTTGGGTCCTGGGTAACCTGAGTGTTCTGGCTGGTTTGGTGTGACTATCGCTGGGGGAACTGGCCCTTAGCACCTACTTAACCCAGTAGCGACACTGACTACGAGCCATTCCGAAGGCCACGTGAATCTCAGGAAGGTCACTGGGCTAACTGGGGTCTGCTCCCAGTTTTGCGTTCAACTCAAGCCAGCCTCGcctggcttctctgagcctcacatcCCCCTGCTGCAAAATGAGAAGGTCGGATTAGATCATCCTTAAAGCCCTGCCCAGTTCTTCATCTCGATGTAAAAACAGAACCTCTGCATGCCTCCACCCCCACGCCCTCCTTCTAGCCCTGAGCAGAACCCGATagccttaatttatttttaagcagAGCAGAGGGGCTGCTCACCAACAACCTTCTATTTGCTTTCATCTCTCTCCTCAAAAGCCAACCACAACAGATGACAGTTTCAGGGACAACGATATCAGAGACATGCTTGGGCTGGCGTCTGTGTCAGGGAAATAGAGGTTTAAAATAACCAATGCGTGTCTCCTTTGGGCTTTAGGCTAGTGACACCTAATCCAAATTCCTGCTATTAAAAATCATCAGAGAGGAAAATCCTGTTGATTCCATTTGGCTAACTCTTCGCCCACCTATGTTTGCTCCCTCCGTGAAGCCCTGTAGATCCCTCACTCGTTCCCACGAGGTTCCTGGGCCCCTAAGTGGACAAGCACAGGGGGGGCGCCCACAGCCCACACTTGGTCCTAACTGGGGGGCAGTGGCATCTGTGGGTGCTCTCTTCCGTGTAACCTTCAGAAGCGTGTGGCAACAACCTGCCGCCCGTCTCGCGGCGGCTGCGCAGGGGACTGGCGTGCAGCACGGGGAGAAGGCCCTCGCGGTACCCACAGCTCCGGTGGTCCCACCACGCGGGCCACAGCGCGTCTTCTCCCCCAGCAGGGCTATAACTGGATGTTCAGGGATATTTGGGGGGCCAGGATCCCTTGCATcttaaaaggaaaacacaaacaccTCCTCTTGAGGGAAGGACTTAAATGCTGAGCTCACATGGTTATCACCGTCTCTTATTTTTAGGAGAACTTTTAACCAACGTTTCTACCCAAGGCCCTTATCTGGCTGTTAGATTCAGTTAATACTGTAGATCTGAAAACCGGAAGCGTGTTCCTCCTTCTGTGACCTAGTTTGTCAATATCACCAGCCTTCTGGCGAAATTCTCCAAAGCGAATGACTTTGCCTGAAGGTAACAAGCTGATGCTTTCAGAGGAACTTAGGCACAAACAAGGCCTCAAAGAcgtggaggagaggagggagataTAACAGGGGAGGAAAAGAGGGCAGGAGTGCCCAGGAGCTGGTGCATGTCCTGCAGAAGGAAGAAGGGATAGGAAGAAGccagggaaaaggaaaaacaaatgaaggtaCAGAAGGAgagagtgaattaaaaaaaaaggctgagaCGAAAGAAGGGAAAGAGCCATCAGTTAGGGAGACTAGGAGAAGCTATGTTTAACACAGTTCTTTCAGGCCTTCCACTGAATTCATTTTGTTTCCAGTCAACATAACACGCTCTGAGCCCAACGGTGGCCTCCTGGGGGGTAACTATAGCTGGAGTCAACTCCCACCCGTCCCCCcggcacctcccctcccctctgcaccAAAGGGGTTCACGGTCTGGTGGAATAGAGATACGGACAACTACTAAAAGCCTTTTGCATGAAGAGGGCAGTGAGGACACAAGGAAAGGAGGCACGTATATTTCCTCTTGAAGATGGGACTTCTGGGTTACAAACAGAAAGAGGACCAGACGTTGGCCAGACGGAGGTGGTGGTAGGGGTCTGGAacagagagatggagggaagggaaagggaggaaaCTGCCACGCACAGGGACCCACACCAGCAAAGACGAAGAGACCCGCCCCCCGGCCAGCATGTGTGAGACACATGTGAATCAGTGTGGTGCAAAAACAGTCCTCAGCAAAGCCACCAAAAGCCCCTGGGTGTCATTCTTTTGTCACTGGGTTGGGGCACCCTGACCAGTTAATCCTGTCGGAATGGGACTCTGGCAGCAGCTTGGAGGCTTGGGAGGGGCCAGGAGACCTACTTGAGGTCACTGCCAGCTACGAAGGGAGGGAgctggagaggaaggggcagagtGGATTGCCAAGGAGGTCAGCCCCACAGGACTCCCTGCCAACCACCGGATGTGGGGAAGAGAGATGGAGGGCTGCGGTGGCTTCTGGGCGGATGACGGTGCCACCAAGAGAGGCAGAGAATACTTGGGTCCATCCTGGGGTTGAGTCGTGTTGCCTGGCTGACACACAGATGAAGGTGTGCAGAGGGCAGAGGAAAGCCTGGGACGGGGCTCCTTAGCTGAGAGATGGAAGTTGAGGCCATGGGTGAGACGACCCAGGAAGTgcacagagagaaacagaagaaagaaaagctccCTGCGGAAGACCAGCATCCGCGGGGCAGCCACGGGGATGACGAGTTCCAAGGCCTTGCCTTTCTCTGACGGCTCATTGCAGCTTGCATCCTATCTCTTTCCTTTCGCCTGAGAAAGCCCCAGAGGGTAAACGCTACTCATGGCCTCAGCTTTCCTCCTCATCCGCTTCCTTATTTTATCTCTGTGCTCGGCTTCTGTGCCTATCACTCTTTCCAAACCGCTCTCTTGAAGACCACCAGGTACTTTCCTAATCGCTAAGCCACGGCCCCTCGTCAGCTCCCCTAGAGCCTTTGACTCCATAGACCGACCTCTCAGTGCTttgtcctccctcctccctgattTCTGGACCCTGCACTGCTGGTTCCCTGGGCTCTGCCTCGCTCTCTCATAACCTCACTGCATCTTCATCCTCCATTTGGTCCCCATTCATCTCGCCTGTCCCCCAAATTGTTGTTCTGTAAGCCGTCGCCTCAACTAGTGTGCAGAGGACCCACGTGTCAGCTTGCCTGACTTCCAGGCCCCATGCATGTTACCTGTGTGCGTTCGGAAGTCACCATGTCTAACTCCACGTATTCACCCCGAGCTtgctctccctcctgccttctcctTCACGTGTGTTAATGGACCCTCCGTGCTCTGGGCCACTCAGATTGAGATTTCAGTCATCTGCGAATCCTCTCCATTGATTTAGTGATTCACTCACCATAGCAAACATTTCTTGACAGCTGACTAATTGCCAAGCACGATGTTAGATGTGAGGGCAATACTCCTCTGGTACTGCTCCCAGCCCTTCAGCAGGGTAGACTTTACAGCCACTTTACTGTGCATTGGAATCACCCGGGGAGCTTTGAATGCTGTAGATACCTGGGCATCACTCCACCTATAAAATCAGACTCTCAGGAGTGGGCCCCAGGAATCTGTACTCTTAAGCTCCCAGCTGATTTTGCTGCAAGTGGTTTTCAGACCCCACATGGAGAAACACCAGCTCGGGGTCTCGGGGATACCCCCTACAGCCCTCTCACTGTCCCTCTGTCATACCCACTAGGACTTAGCAATGCTTTATCAATGCTTTCTTCACAGGATCTCACACGTTGGGCTCTTGGTATACATTCTAAAGGCTCCCACCCTACTTCAGTCCTTGTTAACTcatgttttgttaatttccaaCAGATTCGTGCCCATCCCCCTCCAATCCATCCTTTTCTGCAACCCCCTACCAGGCTCATCTTTCCCCTTCCTGTATCTTAGACCTACTGGGACTTCTTTGGCTACTGCTTATTTTGAACATAAGCACCATACATATAAAGGGTCACAGCTGAGGAGGTGAAAAATCTGCATGGGCCCATTAAGGCTCTAGACAAAGAAAAGGGCCCATTTAGGAAGGAGCTGCCTTTCAGTGGGGCAACCAGGGGCAGGTGATGGAGACATAAGAGATCTGTAACAAGGGACACAAAAGCTGACAGCACGAAGGGCCTGAGTGTTGGACGACCAGTCTCCCCACCTGTCCAGGGATGGCCAGTCCTGAGTCCTAGAATATTGGTCTCCCAAAGACGCTGGTGGGTGTGTCCAGCACAGAGTCGTCCCTGACATGCAGGGATACGGTGTGAGGCAGGCACACTGGGGGAATATGGTAGAAACAGAATTGGGGTTCATGGGTGGTGAGGAGGTCTCCACTCAAAACTCTTTTCGTCATCACCTACATCTCCTCCAGACATTTAAAGGCTTCTGAGCTATTTTCAGACCTACTATGAAAAGCACTGAGGTGTTATCAGTCAGGCACCCATCTAACCATTTCCTAAGAGGAGAGCCGGCCTGAATCACTTTGCATCTGTCAGCTTTGTATCGATCTTTCTGGCAAATCTTTCTGGGTCTGCCAGGGCCGACTCTGCTGGGA
This genomic window from Kogia breviceps isolate mKogBre1 chromosome 17, mKogBre1 haplotype 1, whole genome shotgun sequence contains:
- the KCNS2 gene encoding potassium voltage-gated channel subfamily S member 2 encodes the protein MTGQSLWDLSEANVEDGEIRINVGGFKKRLRSHTLLRFPETRLGRLLLCHSREAILELCDDYDDVQREFYFDRNPQLFPYVLHFYHTGKLHVMAELCVFSFSQEIEYWGINEFFIDSCCSYSYHGRKVEPEQEKWDEQSDQESTTSSFDEILAFYNDASKFDGQPLGNFRRQLWLALDNPGYSVLSRVFSVLSILVVLGSIITMCLNSLPDFQIPDSQGNPGEDPRFEIVEHFGIAWFTFELMARFAVAPDFLKFFKNALNLIDLMSIVPFYITLVVNLVVESTPTLANLGRVAQVLRLMRIFRILKLARHSTGLRSLGATLKYSYKEVGLLLLYLSVGISIFSVVAYTIEKEENEGLATIPACWWWATVSMTTVGYGDVVPGTTAGKLTASACILAGILVVVLPITLIFNKFSHFYRRQKQLESAMRSCDFGDGMKEVPSVNLRDYYAHKVKSLMASLTNMSRSSPSELSLNDSLH